Proteins from a genomic interval of Rubinisphaera italica:
- a CDS encoding alpha/beta hydrolase, which yields MKLMMTMMVLTFGLITTVNAQEVLKVWPGKPPGPDREVGPEQDITKPTDRLIAGRRIIKLANVTTPELHVYFPEESKQNGSVVVICPGGGFNILAWDLEGTEVAEWLNDIGVTAVVLKYRVPTRGQDPVWKAPVQDTQRAISLVRSKAKEWKLDANRVGVLGFSAGGHTAARAALTKERLYEPIDASDENNFRPNSVMLIYPAYLNDKETSALAADLTVDESTPPMFIVHAFNDPISVEGSLLLSLELKRNNIPFDLHVYDTGGHGYGLRRIDDQPVTTWPDRCTDWLQRSGWLTRASE from the coding sequence ATGAAATTAATGATGACAATGATGGTCCTGACTTTCGGTTTGATCACTACAGTCAATGCGCAAGAAGTCCTGAAAGTCTGGCCGGGAAAACCGCCAGGGCCAGATCGTGAAGTCGGACCCGAACAGGATATCACCAAACCGACCGACCGCCTGATTGCCGGTCGACGAATTATTAAACTGGCAAATGTTACGACTCCAGAACTTCACGTATATTTTCCTGAGGAATCGAAACAGAATGGCTCGGTTGTCGTTATCTGCCCGGGGGGGGGATTCAACATTCTGGCCTGGGATCTGGAGGGGACCGAAGTTGCTGAGTGGCTTAACGATATTGGAGTGACTGCAGTTGTCCTCAAATATCGTGTGCCGACGCGTGGTCAAGACCCCGTCTGGAAAGCCCCCGTTCAGGACACACAACGAGCGATCAGTTTAGTGCGATCAAAAGCGAAAGAATGGAAATTGGATGCCAATCGAGTGGGAGTCCTCGGCTTTTCTGCAGGTGGTCACACTGCTGCACGAGCCGCTTTGACCAAAGAGAGACTTTATGAACCGATCGACGCGAGTGACGAGAACAATTTCCGTCCAAATTCCGTGATGCTTATCTACCCTGCTTATCTGAATGATAAGGAGACTTCCGCATTGGCAGCCGACTTAACAGTCGATGAGTCGACACCACCCATGTTTATAGTGCACGCATTCAACGATCCCATTTCCGTGGAAGGAAGCCTGCTGCTGTCACTCGAATTGAAGCGGAACAACATTCCCTTCGACTTGCACGTTTACGACACCGGAGGACATGGTTACGGTTTACGCCGTATTGATGATCAACCTGTGACCACCTGGCCAGATCGTTGCACCGACTGGTTACAAAGAAGCGGATGGCTGACACGAGCCAGTGAGTAA